One region of Roseicitreum antarcticum genomic DNA includes:
- a CDS encoding phospholipase D-like domain-containing protein, translating to MMQPHNAPPAPQTAKPRLSRRIQRKLRVAVAGVLATLLFWVYFVAILPYRRELRHPVPSASPANDPQFARDMAGLYGSPILEGNTLDTLRNGDAIFASMLDGIARAERSITFETHIYWSGEIADRFCDALIAQARAGVTVKVLIDWFGGLPMEDDLIDRMHESGVYLRMFRPMRPRTLTRLNNRTHRKVMVIDGQTGFIGGVGIADAWRGQARNPDEWRDTHYRVTGPIVALMQNAFAHNWVEASGEVLRGPDFYPPLHPTGDARVQMVKSNTGSRNEIHLMFMTALAAAQSHIRISTPYFVPDQVAVDQLIAARKRGVTVDLLIAGKHTDSYLVSRVSRLSWRALLDAGVNIHQYTPTFLHAKLVVVDDCFASVGSANFDERSFRLNDEANLNVYDAAFVAEQIGVFEADLAQSRQVSQADLDRESGWARLRDRALGLLRPHL from the coding sequence ATGATGCAACCTCACAACGCCCCCCCCGCGCCGCAAACTGCAAAGCCCAGGCTCTCGCGCCGCATCCAGCGCAAGTTGCGCGTTGCTGTCGCGGGGGTGCTGGCGACCCTCCTGTTCTGGGTCTATTTCGTGGCCATTCTGCCCTACCGGCGGGAATTGCGGCACCCCGTTCCCTCGGCCTCCCCGGCGAACGATCCGCAATTCGCGCGCGACATGGCTGGCCTCTATGGCAGCCCGATCCTGGAGGGCAACACCCTCGACACCTTGCGCAACGGCGATGCGATTTTTGCGTCCATGCTGGACGGGATCGCGCGGGCTGAGCGCTCCATCACCTTCGAGACGCATATCTACTGGAGCGGAGAGATCGCCGATCGCTTCTGCGATGCGCTGATTGCGCAGGCGCGGGCCGGGGTGACGGTCAAGGTGCTGATCGACTGGTTTGGCGGTCTGCCGATGGAGGATGATCTGATCGACCGGATGCACGAATCCGGTGTTTATCTGCGAATGTTCCGCCCCATGCGGCCGCGCACCCTGACGCGGCTGAACAACCGAACCCACCGAAAGGTAATGGTCATCGACGGCCAGACCGGATTTATCGGCGGGGTGGGTATCGCGGATGCTTGGCGGGGTCAGGCGCGCAACCCCGACGAGTGGCGCGACACGCATTACCGCGTCACCGGGCCGATCGTCGCGCTGATGCAGAACGCCTTTGCCCATAATTGGGTCGAGGCCAGCGGCGAAGTGCTGCGTGGACCGGATTTCTACCCGCCCTTGCACCCGACAGGCGACGCCCGGGTGCAGATGGTCAAGAGCAATACCGGCAGCCGCAATGAAATCCACCTGATGTTCATGACGGCGCTGGCGGCGGCACAGTCGCACATCCGCATTTCCACCCCCTATTTCGTGCCCGATCAGGTCGCCGTCGACCAGTTGATCGCGGCGCGCAAACGCGGGGTGACGGTCGATCTGCTGATCGCAGGCAAGCACACCGATTCCTATCTGGTCAGCCGGGTGTCGCGCCTGTCGTGGCGTGCTTTGCTTGATGCGGGCGTGAACATTCACCAATACACGCCGACCTTTCTGCATGCAAAACTTGTGGTGGTGGATGATTGTTTCGCCTCGGTCGGGTCGGCGAATTTTGACGAACGGTCGTTCCGGTTGAATGATGAGGCCAATCTCAACGTCTATGACGCCGCCTTCGTGGCCGAACAGATCGGCGTGTTCGAAGCGGATCTTGCACAGTCGCGACAGGTTTCGCAGGCCGATCTGGACCGCGAAAGCGGCTGGGCGCGGCTGCGGGATCGCGCGCTGGGGCTGTTGCGTCCCCACCTTTAG
- a CDS encoding DUF4394 domain-containing protein, with amino-acid sequence MKKLLLPAAIAALSGAPVFADTAIGLAGDRSLVSIDLATGQVTGVTEVDYDGRLHGIDYRPATDTLIGVTEGFDVVNIDPETGTWEALVTMDTELPIEDGAVVIVDINPAADALRFMSGITNHRVNLTTGAVMVDGDLSFTDGTEGMPMVGGTAYSNSFGRPEATAMYNIDTELHALLRQTAPNDGDNTVLGMPDVMFEGPVAFDIVTDAEGMNTAWLSANGMLHTISLEDGSITESWEIEGLDVTLRDITVMTAAD; translated from the coding sequence ATGAAAAAGCTACTTCTGCCCGCCGCTATCGCAGCCCTGTCGGGCGCCCCGGTTTTCGCGGATACCGCCATCGGCCTGGCCGGTGATCGCAGCCTGGTCAGCATCGACCTTGCCACGGGCCAGGTCACCGGCGTGACCGAGGTGGATTATGACGGGCGTCTGCATGGCATCGACTATCGTCCCGCCACCGACACCCTCATCGGCGTGACCGAAGGTTTCGACGTGGTCAATATCGACCCCGAGACCGGAACATGGGAAGCGCTGGTCACCATGGACACCGAACTGCCGATTGAAGACGGCGCCGTGGTGATCGTCGACATCAACCCTGCCGCCGATGCGCTGCGCTTCATGTCGGGCATCACCAACCACCGGGTCAACCTGACGACCGGTGCCGTGATGGTCGATGGTGATCTCAGCTTCACCGACGGGACCGAAGGCATGCCGATGGTCGGCGGCACCGCATACAGCAACTCGTTCGGCCGTCCCGAGGCGACGGCGATGTATAACATCGACACCGAGCTGCACGCGCTTCTGCGTCAAACCGCGCCGAATGATGGTGACAACACGGTGCTGGGCATGCCCGACGTGATGTTCGAAGGCCCGGTAGCCTTTGACATCGTGACCGACGCCGAAGGTATGAACACCGCCTGGCTGTCGGCCAACGGCATGTTGCACACGATCTCGCTCGAAGACGGTTCGATCACCGAATCGTGGGAGATCGAGGGCCTGGACGTCACCCTGCGTGACATCACCGTGATGACGGCAGCCGACTGA
- a CDS encoding zinc-binding metallopeptidase family protein, producing the protein MRVFANPVGGGSLWFDNLATADGIPVAYDPQARAFLPMPPFCVNRDIIGCNWIAPEEGAFCRSCAMTAVAPDVSIPNAIPNWAQTEAAKRWLLDNLGRWHWFRPEDPGAPPSFHMLAEGPTPVAMGHVGGVVTISVAEADEVLRTTRREALEEPYRTMIGHMRHEVAHMLWWRLSLRADFLEAFRSVFGDERADYAAALQRHYGDGPPADWKLSHLTTYASAHPHEDWAETAAHLLHLTDITDSVIASGLSSQHFPYSGWDPYSEPNANLLIRVAVSVVTGINHANRSMGLPDIYPFMLSDVAQRKLVFVHEWLRRGAHGR; encoded by the coding sequence ATGCGTGTTTTCGCCAATCCTGTAGGAGGTGGTTCGCTTTGGTTCGACAATCTGGCTACCGCCGACGGGATTCCAGTTGCGTACGATCCTCAAGCGCGCGCTTTTCTTCCCATGCCGCCGTTTTGCGTGAATCGCGATATCATCGGTTGTAATTGGATTGCACCGGAAGAGGGAGCTTTTTGCCGTTCCTGCGCCATGACTGCAGTGGCGCCAGATGTGTCGATTCCGAATGCCATTCCCAACTGGGCGCAAACCGAGGCGGCGAAGCGGTGGCTTTTGGACAATCTTGGTCGGTGGCATTGGTTTCGCCCCGAAGATCCCGGCGCTCCTCCAAGCTTTCACATGCTGGCTGAAGGTCCGACACCTGTTGCCATGGGGCATGTGGGTGGGGTGGTTACAATCAGCGTGGCCGAGGCTGACGAGGTTTTGCGTACAACCCGACGCGAAGCGCTGGAAGAGCCTTATCGAACCATGATCGGTCATATGCGCCACGAGGTAGCGCACATGCTGTGGTGGCGGCTCAGCCTGCGCGCCGATTTTCTGGAAGCCTTCCGGTCAGTATTCGGAGACGAACGCGCGGATTATGCGGCTGCGCTACAACGCCATTACGGTGACGGACCTCCTGCAGATTGGAAATTGAGCCATTTGACCACATACGCGTCCGCGCATCCTCACGAAGACTGGGCCGAGACCGCCGCCCACCTGTTGCATCTGACTGATATAACCGACAGCGTGATTGCCTCAGGCTTGTCTTCACAGCATTTTCCGTATTCTGGCTGGGATCCCTATTCGGAGCCAAATGCCAACCTGTTGATCCGCGTCGCAGTCTCTGTTGTCACAGGGATCAACCACGCCAATCGCTCCATGGGATTGCCCGACATCTATCCCTTCATGCTTTCAGATGTCGCGCAGCGTAAGCTTGTTTTCGTGCATGAGTGGCTACGCAGAGGGGCTCACGGGAGATAA
- a CDS encoding ectoine synthase, producing MKLARVQGIICTEREVNGPGWTSRRMLLKKDGMGFSMHETIIPAGAELNLWYKHHLEAVYCVSGNGSILDKATGETHEISDGTLYALGKHDQHTLRGGTEDMRLICSVNPPVTGREVHDEDGAYLPGTRDA from the coding sequence ATGAAACTCGCACGAGTTCAAGGCATTATTTGCACCGAGCGTGAAGTGAATGGGCCTGGCTGGACCAGCCGCCGGATGCTGCTGAAAAAAGATGGCATGGGGTTCTCCATGCACGAGACGATCATTCCGGCGGGTGCAGAACTCAATCTTTGGTACAAGCATCATCTTGAGGCAGTGTACTGTGTCTCTGGCAACGGCAGCATTCTGGACAAAGCCACCGGCGAGACCCATGAAATCAGTGATGGCACTCTCTACGCGTTGGGCAAACACGATCAGCACACCCTGCGGGGCGGCACTGAAGACATGCGCCTGATCTGTTCGGTCAACCCACCTGTCACCGGTCGAGAAGTCCATGATGAAGATGGTGCTTACTTGCCGGGTACCCGTGACGCCTGA
- a CDS encoding ATP-grasp domain-containing protein has translation MGKKAEVPTVAEVSGWTDPTMDSVRGTETPKDSNKGHVALLGWSVNAIKAAQKFDRRYVVVAPEWAADFCEANNIPYIPWDFSRLNDRSMEIATRLKEAGVDVAIPLFEETVEWSGAINSVLMDKPRMYGQSILFRDKALMKRRAQLGGIRVGIFEEAHEKEDVIRFMKRVNQTLLKLDGDPDDPIHVKAFDKAGCLGHRMIRDIEDIDKIPLEEYPLLMESHLDGWEFAVEAWIHDGEIKFLNISEYVTLGYSVFVPATKELESWRNEITKQIEKLIKTFDIKFGQIHPEYFVTSDGEMYFGEVAYRPPGFKAFELIERAYGFSAYQASILVFDPKSTKEEVDKFFPRAVEDAKCYAGCFGVYPRRRVVSKLEMPKETTDHPYFESHELIAPAEETVPDRSAFGTHWGLLFFAGDDPIKLRDLLKAQEELDFYV, from the coding sequence ATGGGGAAAAAGGCAGAAGTCCCAACGGTCGCAGAGGTGTCCGGCTGGACGGATCCGACGATGGATTCCGTACGTGGAACTGAAACACCAAAAGACTCGAACAAGGGTCACGTTGCACTGCTGGGCTGGAGCGTGAATGCCATTAAAGCTGCTCAGAAATTCGACCGTCGCTACGTGGTCGTTGCGCCCGAGTGGGCCGCAGATTTCTGCGAGGCAAATAATATCCCGTATATTCCATGGGACTTTTCGCGCCTGAATGATCGGTCCATGGAGATCGCCACGCGACTCAAAGAGGCTGGCGTCGATGTTGCCATCCCCCTATTCGAAGAGACAGTGGAATGGTCAGGCGCGATCAACTCTGTGCTCATGGACAAGCCGCGCATGTACGGGCAATCCATCCTGTTCCGGGACAAGGCATTGATGAAACGTCGCGCCCAGCTGGGGGGTATACGCGTCGGGATCTTTGAGGAAGCCCACGAAAAGGAAGACGTCATTCGCTTTATGAAGCGCGTCAATCAGACGCTGCTTAAGCTCGACGGCGACCCTGATGACCCTATTCACGTCAAAGCCTTCGACAAAGCCGGCTGCCTGGGGCACCGCATGATCCGTGACATTGAAGATATCGACAAGATTCCACTTGAAGAGTATCCGCTGCTTATGGAAAGTCACCTTGACGGTTGGGAATTCGCTGTCGAAGCTTGGATTCACGACGGTGAGATTAAATTTCTGAACATCTCCGAGTATGTGACGCTCGGCTATTCGGTCTTTGTGCCCGCCACCAAGGAATTGGAAAGCTGGCGCAATGAGATTACCAAGCAGATCGAGAAACTTATCAAAACTTTTGATATCAAATTTGGTCAGATTCACCCGGAGTATTTCGTGACCTCCGATGGTGAAATGTACTTTGGCGAGGTTGCCTACCGTCCGCCCGGGTTTAAGGCGTTCGAGTTGATCGAGCGCGCCTACGGGTTCAGCGCCTACCAGGCTTCGATTCTGGTGTTCGATCCCAAGAGCACCAAGGAAGAGGTGGATAAATTCTTCCCCCGCGCGGTGGAGGACGCAAAATGCTACGCAGGGTGTTTCGGTGTCTACCCACGGCGTCGCGTGGTGAGCAAACTGGAAATGCCTAAAGAAACAACTGACCACCCGTATTTCGAGTCTCACGAGCTGATCGCGCCAGCAGAGGAAACAGTGCCGGATCGGTCTGCGTTTGGCACGCACTGGGGCTTGCTGTTCTTCGCTGGGGACGATCCCATCAAATTGCGGGATCTGCTCAAAGCACAGGAAGAGCTGGACTTCTACGTCTGA
- a CDS encoding serine hydrolase domain-containing protein — MTTIRTQYKRASRHRPGLSICAMIFALAVSVPAHAQDQVLQSCVTDPAVVTARAATTPPDTPLPVALVRTLDTAVREALDGAAASGIIAGVVTPEGSWRGAWGVADPETGAVMEVGMHTRIGSVTKTFTGTALMQLAEAGKLSLEDSIDQYVPGVPNGDVITLRHLANMTSGLPSYTQAEPFLDQFFADPSLHYTPQNLLDFALSGSPIFAPGARFDYSNTNTVLLGLVIEQVTGQDIDTAFNSMILEPLGLTETTGPDGAADLPEPYSQGLTLQGDAATPEAPSNATHWDPSWAWAAGGIISTLDDLLVYGRALGTGKDLLGAEAQQERLRSFPEPAGYGIAMGCVNGWIGHTGELPGYNTTVFYDTTTDTTVVVQANSDIPSGDCGDEDVLPDNPGELACNAPASRVFDALSVALGHPFSMTPTAPAE; from the coding sequence ATGACAACGATCCGAACCCAATACAAAAGGGCCAGCCGACATCGGCCCGGACTGTCGATTTGCGCCATGATCTTTGCCCTCGCTGTCTCCGTTCCAGCACACGCTCAGGATCAGGTGCTGCAGTCCTGCGTGACTGATCCGGCCGTTGTGACGGCGCGCGCGGCTACCACGCCACCCGACACGCCGCTGCCCGTTGCGCTGGTCCGCACCCTCGACACGGCCGTACGCGAGGCACTGGACGGGGCTGCCGCGTCGGGGATCATTGCCGGCGTCGTCACACCCGAGGGAAGCTGGCGCGGTGCTTGGGGCGTCGCGGACCCCGAAACCGGTGCCGTGATGGAAGTCGGCATGCACACGCGGATCGGTTCGGTCACCAAAACGTTCACCGGTACCGCTCTGATGCAGCTGGCCGAGGCCGGCAAGCTGTCTCTCGAGGATTCGATTGACCAGTATGTGCCAGGTGTGCCCAACGGCGACGTCATCACTCTGCGCCATCTGGCCAACATGACCAGCGGCCTGCCGAGTTATACCCAGGCAGAGCCTTTCCTCGACCAGTTCTTTGCAGACCCCAGCTTGCACTATACGCCGCAGAATCTGCTCGACTTTGCTTTGTCCGGCTCGCCGATCTTTGCCCCGGGGGCGCGGTTCGACTATTCGAACACGAACACCGTGCTGCTGGGCCTCGTTATCGAACAGGTGACCGGACAGGATATAGACACCGCCTTTAATTCGATGATTTTGGAACCTTTGGGCCTGACAGAGACCACCGGACCCGACGGCGCCGCCGACCTGCCTGAGCCTTACTCGCAGGGCCTTACCTTACAGGGCGATGCTGCCACTCCCGAGGCACCTTCGAACGCGACGCATTGGGACCCTTCTTGGGCGTGGGCCGCGGGCGGAATTATCTCAACCCTCGACGACCTGCTGGTGTATGGCCGCGCCCTTGGCACGGGCAAGGATCTGCTGGGCGCCGAAGCACAGCAGGAGCGCCTGCGATCCTTCCCCGAGCCGGCGGGCTATGGCATAGCCATGGGATGCGTCAACGGCTGGATCGGTCACACGGGCGAACTGCCGGGCTACAACACGACCGTTTTCTACGATACGACGACGGACACAACAGTGGTGGTGCAGGCCAACAGCGACATCCCCTCGGGCGATTGCGGGGATGAGGACGTGCTCCCGGATAACCCCGGTGAGCTTGCATGCAACGCGCCAGCAAGTCGCGTGTTCGATGCGCTGTCTGTTGCACTGGGGCATCCCTTCTCGATGACACCGACAGCACCGGCAGAGTGA
- a CDS encoding serine hydrolase domain-containing protein: MQISLASISAALLLLAGADAAQSETLELAEFDALRAIAQDQFDSHKLNSLIYQVRIDGEDVLTEALGHAMTGVPATPDGQFRNGAVALAYVAAVALRLAEEGLLDLNEPIARWLPELPGGDTATVRMLADMTAGYPDHVANEAGFVEPFLANPFLEWTPDELIAVSLSTPRLFEPGTNWDYSHSGYVILGQVLQAATGQPLHDMMEQYVLGPLELTRTFGFDTAEIPGSVIHGFTGERGVWEDATFWNPSWTLPSGAIQVTTISDMARSFDAIVGHDGFLSSQSREQMITPFLIGFGAPLPGCPSCHEMTEEFSYGLGVMLQGDWVFQTPSFGGYASSVGTLPEERSDKGRITIAVAVTYTAASTQDWTIGPANRADETARLMAALIHPQNRPPMR; the protein is encoded by the coding sequence ATGCAGATCAGTTTAGCGTCGATTTCAGCCGCTCTCTTGCTATTGGCCGGGGCAGACGCTGCCCAGAGTGAGACACTGGAGTTGGCAGAATTTGATGCACTCAGAGCCATTGCGCAGGATCAGTTTGACAGCCACAAGCTGAACTCACTTATCTATCAAGTGCGTATAGATGGCGAAGATGTGCTGACCGAGGCGCTCGGCCACGCGATGACCGGCGTGCCAGCGACGCCGGACGGCCAATTTCGCAACGGGGCCGTTGCTTTGGCCTATGTCGCCGCAGTGGCGCTGCGCCTTGCCGAAGAAGGTTTGCTTGATCTCAACGAGCCAATCGCGCGCTGGCTGCCAGAACTGCCCGGAGGTGACACGGCAACAGTGCGCATGCTCGCCGATATGACTGCAGGCTACCCTGACCATGTTGCCAACGAAGCGGGCTTTGTCGAGCCGTTCCTTGCGAACCCATTCTTGGAATGGACGCCAGATGAGCTCATCGCCGTCAGTCTGTCCACGCCGCGTCTTTTTGAGCCTGGTACCAACTGGGATTACTCGCATAGCGGCTACGTCATTCTGGGGCAGGTGCTGCAAGCCGCGACCGGGCAGCCGCTGCATGACATGATGGAGCAGTATGTCCTCGGGCCGCTTGAGTTGACCCGGACGTTCGGGTTCGACACTGCTGAAATCCCCGGCTCGGTCATCCACGGATTTACAGGCGAGAGAGGGGTTTGGGAGGACGCGACCTTCTGGAACCCGTCCTGGACGCTCCCGAGTGGCGCGATACAGGTCACCACAATCTCTGACATGGCACGCAGTTTTGATGCGATTGTAGGGCATGACGGGTTCCTTTCCTCGCAGTCGCGTGAGCAGATGATCACGCCGTTTCTGATCGGTTTTGGCGCTCCGCTGCCGGGGTGTCCAAGTTGTCACGAAATGACGGAAGAATTCAGCTACGGTCTGGGTGTAATGTTGCAGGGGGACTGGGTGTTTCAGACACCGTCCTTTGGTGGCTATGCATCCTCCGTCGGCACGCTGCCAGAAGAGCGTTCCGACAAAGGACGGATTACGATAGCTGTCGCCGTGACCTACACTGCGGCATCAACTCAGGACTGGACCATCGGACCGGCAAATCGGGCGGATGAGACAGCACGGTTAATGGCGGCCCTCATTCACCCTCAGAACCGGCCGCCGATGCGGTAG
- a CDS encoding carbonic anhydrase: MRKDCSETTVSRRGLLAGGLAIATTGAMVTPAAAQTEEAAPVSPDDALQRLIEGNARYVANKPINTDHSVGRVERAAGQQPFAAVVCCSDSRVAPELVFDQGPGALFVVRVAGNFINEDGLASLEFGAAVLGLKLIVVLGHSSCGAVRATISSIQDNILPPGHLPSLVNAIRPAVYDAMKDDPTDLMTAATAQNAVNNAEYAMSSGPILSQLHAEGKLKSVAGIYEIGTGEVSLL; encoded by the coding sequence ATGCGTAAAGACTGCTCAGAAACAACCGTAAGCCGACGTGGCCTGCTTGCAGGTGGCCTTGCTATCGCGACTACCGGTGCAATGGTAACGCCTGCTGCTGCGCAGACTGAAGAAGCAGCGCCTGTTTCTCCTGATGACGCCCTTCAACGCCTGATCGAGGGCAATGCGCGTTATGTCGCCAACAAGCCAATCAACACCGACCATTCGGTGGGCCGGGTCGAGCGGGCGGCAGGGCAACAGCCCTTCGCCGCCGTCGTCTGCTGCTCGGACTCTCGCGTGGCGCCGGAGTTGGTATTTGATCAGGGTCCGGGGGCGCTGTTCGTCGTGCGTGTGGCCGGCAATTTCATTAACGAAGATGGCCTCGCCAGCCTGGAGTTCGGCGCTGCGGTGCTCGGGCTGAAACTGATTGTTGTGCTGGGGCACAGCTCTTGTGGGGCGGTCAGGGCAACAATTTCTTCAATCCAGGACAACATCCTTCCGCCTGGACACTTGCCGAGCCTGGTAAACGCCATCCGCCCGGCGGTCTACGACGCAATGAAGGACGATCCAACCGATCTGATGACAGCGGCAACTGCGCAGAATGCGGTCAACAACGCCGAATACGCGATGTCCTCTGGTCCTATCCTGTCGCAGCTGCATGCCGAGGGAAAGCTGAAGTCGGTGGCCGGCATTTATGAGATCGGTACAGGAGAAGTGTCTCTTCTTTGA
- a CDS encoding helix-turn-helix domain-containing protein, translating into MILPKNAHDPCGRLSPHNAANCNGLYSARIDDAGMQAAMQPWIEMECFQLSPGQQVAELQSLDLSTQQIVRERQHAAVQKLGATPSNLCTLSYCTPEPGLRFSDHRGAREAEIFLMPENTEFDIFVPEGAQTTYISLDQEAFLQAARALNPRHWENMPQQVSTFSTVYQAAFEKLVSGWFVSTNTAAASGCPPDTRFLGREIFQAVLYLVNAATPDDSTPPSGGRAYHICRKAQAFVEDRIDAENLPSVADLCAATGVSERSLQYAFRDYVGMSPLAYLKVRRMNEVRTVLLHNEPEATSVTDIAMQFGFGHLGRFAGDYKRLFGETPSTTLAS; encoded by the coding sequence ATGATTTTGCCCAAGAATGCTCATGACCCGTGCGGGAGGCTGTCACCGCACAATGCGGCAAACTGTAATGGGCTATATTCTGCAAGAATTGATGATGCGGGGATGCAGGCAGCGATGCAGCCCTGGATCGAGATGGAGTGCTTTCAGCTCAGTCCGGGTCAACAGGTTGCCGAACTTCAAAGCCTTGACCTGAGCACCCAGCAGATCGTGCGTGAGCGCCAACACGCTGCTGTTCAGAAATTGGGAGCGACGCCGAGCAATCTATGCACCCTCTCGTATTGCACCCCAGAGCCCGGCTTGCGGTTTTCGGATCACCGCGGGGCTAGGGAGGCGGAGATATTCCTGATGCCCGAGAATACGGAATTTGATATTTTCGTTCCAGAAGGCGCACAGACCACCTACATCAGCCTCGATCAGGAGGCATTCCTGCAGGCCGCGCGGGCTTTAAATCCGCGCCACTGGGAGAACATGCCCCAGCAAGTGTCGACGTTCAGTACTGTATATCAGGCGGCATTCGAAAAATTAGTGAGTGGCTGGTTCGTTTCGACGAACACTGCAGCGGCAAGCGGGTGCCCACCGGATACCCGGTTTCTAGGGAGAGAAATATTTCAGGCAGTGCTTTATCTGGTCAACGCAGCAACGCCAGATGACTCCACACCGCCTTCCGGAGGGCGGGCATATCACATCTGTCGCAAGGCTCAGGCATTTGTTGAGGACCGGATTGATGCAGAAAATCTGCCCAGTGTCGCTGATCTCTGCGCCGCTACTGGTGTGTCAGAGCGCAGCTTGCAATATGCTTTTCGCGATTATGTCGGCATGTCGCCGTTGGCTTACCTCAAGGTGCGCCGTATGAATGAAGTGCGGACGGTATTGCTGCATAATGAGCCCGAGGCGACGTCGGTTACAGATATAGCAATGCAATTTGGTTTCGGGCATCTTGGTCGTTTTGCAGGTGATTACAAGCGCCTGTTCGGCGAAACGCCCTCGACCACGCTGGCCAGCTGA